A window of the Teredinibacter franksiae genome harbors these coding sequences:
- the nadD gene encoding nicotinate-nucleotide adenylyltransferase, with amino-acid sequence MVKRLIEPVVLFGGSFDPVHRGHLEAAREAAEQLSTRDIRLIPCHIPPHKDALKTKPSERVAMLELALADYPGFSIDRWELEQSKPSYTVDTLRRYREEIGAERGLVFLMGWDSLQTLPSWYDWQALAALTHFAVWRRPGYSALPKDVEHWLQGRRCSAEQLAAKPCGGVALLQTTPCDVSATQLRALSATGVSSPLLPEAVEQYIRQHKLYQNC; translated from the coding sequence ATGGTGAAACGCTTAATTGAACCCGTTGTTCTCTTTGGTGGCAGCTTTGACCCCGTTCATCGAGGGCACTTAGAAGCCGCCCGAGAGGCAGCCGAGCAACTGTCCACACGTGACATTCGTTTGATTCCCTGCCATATTCCGCCACACAAGGATGCGCTAAAAACCAAACCGAGTGAGCGGGTGGCAATGCTAGAGCTAGCCTTGGCAGATTATCCTGGGTTTAGTATTGATCGTTGGGAGTTGGAGCAGTCTAAACCTTCCTATACTGTCGATACCTTGCGGCGTTATCGCGAAGAGATTGGCGCCGAGCGTGGTTTGGTTTTTTTGATGGGATGGGATTCGCTACAAACACTGCCCAGCTGGTATGACTGGCAGGCATTGGCCGCACTGACCCATTTTGCCGTTTGGCGCAGGCCCGGTTATTCGGCCTTGCCGAAAGATGTTGAGCATTGGTTGCAGGGGCGTCGCTGTTCGGCCGAACAGTTGGCTGCAAAACCCTGTGGGGGTGTGGCGTTACTGCAAACAACACCCTGCGATGTTTCAGCCACCCAATTGCGTGCACTAAGCGCAACTGGGGTGTCATCGCCACTGTTGCCGGAGGCTGTGGAGCAGTATATTCGTCAGCATAAGCTTTACCAGAATTGTTAG